From Vicinamibacteria bacterium, the proteins below share one genomic window:
- a CDS encoding PadR family transcriptional regulator, whose product MNPSYHILVSLGDGPKHGYAIMRDVATRTEGEIEILPGTLYSTIKRLIAERAIEECPAPDEQEGGFSDERRRYYRLTAIGRAAVLEETDRMAMLIRLARKKGFATSR is encoded by the coding sequence ATGAATCCTTCCTACCACATTCTCGTTTCGCTCGGCGACGGCCCCAAACACGGCTACGCCATCATGCGGGACGTCGCCACCCGGACCGAGGGGGAGATCGAGATCCTGCCGGGAACGCTATACAGCACGATCAAGCGGTTGATCGCCGAGCGCGCCATCGAGGAATGTCCCGCGCCGGACGAGCAGGAGGGCGGCTTTTCTGACGAGCGTCGACGGTACTATCGGTTGACCGCCATCGGACGGGCCGCGGTGCTCGAGGAGACCGACCGTATGGCGATGCTCATCCGGCTCGCTCGCAAGAAGGGCTTCGCGACCTCCCGATGA